The Laribacter hongkongensis DSM 14985 genome has a window encoding:
- a CDS encoding PrkA family serine protein kinase, translating to MSADVFERFASRYDRIREEEYSLKEYLELCRQNPLTYASAAERMLMAIGEPAIVDTRNDSRLSRIFMNKMIKVYPAFREFYGMEEAIEQVVAYFRHAAQGLEERKQILYLLGPVGGGKSSIAEKLKELMEKIPFYCIKGSPVNESPLGLFSHDEDGAILEDEYGIPRRYLKTIPSPWAVKRLHEFNGDINQFRVVRRYPSVLRQIAISKTEPGDENNQDISSLVGKVDIRKLEKYSQDDPDAYSYSGGLCLSNQGLLEFVEMFKAPIKVLHPLLTATQEGNFKGTEGFGAMPFDGIILAHSNESEWKQFKNNKNNEAFLDRIYIVKVPYCVRVSEEIKIYEKLIKNSSLSDAPCAPGTLKMMAQFAVLSRMKEVENSNLYSKMQVYDGDNLKDTDPKAKSIQEYRDFAGVDEGMAGLSTRFSYKILSRVFNFDNVEVAANPVHLLYVLEQQIEREQFPQELEQRYMGFVKEYLAPKYVEFIGKEIQTAYLESYSEYGQNIFDRYVTFADFWIQDQEYRDPDTGESFDRGSLNSELEKIEKPAGISNPKDFRNEIVNFVLRSKANNSGKNPLWTSYEKLRMVIEKKMFSNTEELLPVISFNTKSSFDDAKKHEDFVNRMVDKGYTAKQVRLLCEWYLRVRKSS from the coding sequence ATGTCAGCTGATGTTTTTGAACGATTCGCTTCACGCTATGACCGTATCCGGGAAGAAGAATATTCGCTCAAGGAATATCTCGAACTTTGCCGGCAGAATCCTCTGACTTATGCCTCAGCCGCAGAGCGGATGCTGATGGCAATCGGAGAACCGGCAATCGTGGACACACGCAACGATTCACGTTTGTCCCGCATCTTCATGAACAAGATGATCAAGGTTTATCCGGCATTCCGGGAGTTTTACGGGATGGAGGAAGCAATTGAACAAGTTGTTGCCTATTTTCGTCATGCAGCTCAGGGGCTCGAGGAGAGAAAACAGATTTTGTATCTTCTGGGACCTGTTGGAGGTGGTAAATCTTCCATTGCTGAAAAACTGAAGGAACTGATGGAAAAAATACCGTTCTACTGCATCAAGGGTAGTCCGGTAAACGAGTCTCCACTTGGTTTGTTCAGCCATGATGAAGATGGCGCAATCTTGGAGGATGAATATGGTATTCCTCGGCGTTATCTCAAGACCATTCCCAGCCCATGGGCTGTCAAGCGATTGCATGAATTCAATGGTGACATCAATCAGTTCAGGGTTGTACGTCGTTACCCTTCAGTTTTGCGCCAGATTGCCATTTCAAAAACAGAACCTGGTGATGAAAACAATCAGGATATCAGCTCTTTGGTTGGTAAAGTGGATATCCGGAAACTCGAGAAATATTCACAAGATGATCCGGATGCGTACAGCTACTCTGGAGGGCTGTGTTTATCCAACCAAGGGTTGCTCGAGTTTGTAGAGATGTTCAAGGCACCGATAAAGGTGTTGCATCCGCTCTTGACCGCAACACAGGAAGGAAACTTCAAAGGCACAGAGGGATTTGGTGCCATGCCGTTTGATGGGATCATTCTGGCTCATTCTAATGAATCAGAATGGAAACAGTTTAAAAATAATAAAAATAACGAGGCATTTTTGGACCGCATATATATTGTCAAGGTTCCATATTGTGTGCGCGTATCTGAGGAAATAAAAATATATGAAAAGCTTATAAAAAATTCATCTCTTTCTGATGCTCCTTGTGCGCCAGGTACTTTGAAAATGATGGCGCAATTTGCAGTCCTTTCAAGAATGAAAGAGGTGGAAAACTCAAATCTTTATAGCAAGATGCAGGTCTATGATGGTGATAACCTGAAAGATACTGATCCCAAAGCAAAATCAATACAGGAATATCGGGATTTTGCCGGAGTGGACGAAGGCATGGCAGGGCTCTCCACCCGTTTTTCGTACAAAATACTATCCAGGGTTTTTAACTTCGACAACGTGGAGGTGGCAGCAAACCCCGTGCATTTACTGTATGTACTTGAACAGCAGATAGAAAGAGAACAGTTTCCTCAAGAACTGGAACAAAGATACATGGGTTTTGTAAAAGAATATCTGGCACCAAAATACGTTGAATTTATTGGTAAGGAAATACAGACGGCTTATCTGGAAAGCTATTCTGAATACGGTCAAAATATATTTGATCGCTATGTGACTTTTGCAGATTTCTGGATACAGGATCAAGAGTACAGGGATCCTGATACAGGTGAATCCTTTGATCGTGGGTCACTTAATAGTGAGCTTGAGAAAATAGAGAAGCCGGCTGGGATATCTAACCCAAAAGATTTCAGAAATGAAATCGTAAATTTCGTTTTACGATCAAAGGCTAATAATTCTGGTAAAAACCCACTGTGGACCAGTTATGAAAAGCTGCGCATGGTAATTGAGAAAAAAATGTTTTCCAATACCGAGGAGTTGTTGCCGGTTATTAGCTTTAATACGAAATCAAGTTTTGATGATGCTAAAAAGCATGAGGATTTTGTCAATAGAATGGTTGATAAGGGATATACGGCCAAGCAAGTGCGCTTATTGTGTGAATGGTACTTGAGGGTCAGGAAATCAAGTTGA
- a CDS encoding YeaH/YhbH family protein: MSRIIDRRLNGKNKSAVNRERFLRRFKTQIKESVSRAIKGRSITDIDNGELVTIPAKDLSEPAFHHGNGGVREVVHPGNEEFVKGDKIPRPQNDVKKGTGDKAGNGGGGTDDFIFQLNRDEFLNVFFEDLALPNLVKTQLMGIDEFKTVRAGITLDGTPSNINIIRSLRSALSRRVAVGSPALSRLRDLQEQLDQALTCDIMNDDAIEILRMELHDLRRKVHKIPFLDPLDLRFNNRVKLPMPTSQAVMFCVMDVSGSMDESKKDIAKRFFIILYLFLRRQYQKIELVFVRHHTSAVEVNEHDFFHSRESGGTVVSSALQLVGKIIANRFPTQNWNIYCAQASDGDNWDSDSASCGQILGGQILPLVQYYAYIEITDGEPQNLWYEYLRIKDNSSNFAMEKIRSPTDIYPVFRELFKKQSVGFVK, translated from the coding sequence ATGTCACGAATCATTGATAGACGATTAAATGGCAAGAATAAATCTGCTGTAAATCGTGAGAGGTTTTTGAGAAGGTTCAAGACTCAAATAAAAGAATCTGTCTCTCGTGCAATCAAGGGAAGATCTATTACTGATATAGACAATGGGGAGTTGGTTACGATTCCAGCGAAAGATTTGTCTGAACCTGCCTTCCATCATGGCAATGGTGGAGTGAGAGAAGTTGTACACCCGGGAAATGAAGAGTTTGTCAAAGGAGATAAAATTCCCAGGCCACAAAATGATGTAAAAAAAGGGACGGGTGACAAGGCTGGAAATGGGGGGGGGGGTACTGATGATTTTATATTTCAACTAAACCGTGATGAGTTTCTTAATGTTTTTTTTGAAGATTTAGCTTTGCCGAATTTGGTAAAAACTCAATTGATGGGTATTGATGAGTTCAAGACTGTAAGAGCTGGGATTACTCTGGATGGGACACCTTCAAATATTAATATTATCAGATCTTTGCGTAGCGCTTTGTCTAGAAGAGTTGCAGTTGGGTCTCCGGCTTTATCAAGATTAAGGGATTTGCAAGAACAGCTAGATCAAGCTTTGACTTGCGACATCATGAATGATGATGCAATTGAGATTTTGAGAATGGAATTACATGATTTAAGAAGAAAGGTTCACAAAATTCCATTTCTGGATCCTCTGGATTTACGATTTAATAACCGTGTCAAACTGCCTATGCCTACTAGCCAAGCGGTCATGTTCTGTGTGATGGATGTTTCAGGCTCTATGGATGAGTCAAAAAAAGATATTGCCAAAAGATTTTTTATAATTTTGTACCTTTTTTTGAGGCGCCAGTATCAAAAGATAGAATTGGTTTTTGTGCGTCATCATACTAGTGCCGTAGAAGTTAACGAACATGATTTCTTTCATTCCAGAGAATCTGGTGGCACCGTTGTAAGTTCAGCATTACAACTTGTTGGAAAGATAATTGCGAACAGGTTCCCTACTCAAAATTGGAATATCTATTGTGCCCAAGCATCAGATGGAGATAACTGGGATAGCGATTCTGCTAGTTGTGGACAAATACTTGGAGGTCAGATTTTACCATTGGTTCAATATTATGCATATATTGAGATAACAGATGGTGAGCCACAAAATCTTTGGTATGAATATCTTCGTATCAAAGATAATAGCAGTAATTTTGCAATGGAAAAAATAAGGTCCCCAACTGATATTTATCCAGTATTTCGAGAGCTTTTTAAAAAACAATCTGTGGGATTTGTTAAATAA
- a CDS encoding SpoVR family protein — protein sequence MDHPSRLITSCSDWNFSLIEKFDLEIKKIACDEFMLDVYPVQLEIITAEQMMDAYSSVGMPISYPHWSFGKHFVSTEKNYRRGHMGLAYEIVINSNPCIAYLMEENSMPMQVLVIAHAAYGHNSFFKNNYLFKSWTDADSIIDYLVFARKYIVDCEERYGVDAVEELLDSCHAIMNYGVDRYKRPAKLSLEKERIRQKERERYLQSQIDDIWRTIPKYSRDQDGGEAEIFPSEPQENLLYFIEKYAPLLEPWQREIVRIVRKMAQYFYPQRQTQVMNEGWATFWHYCIFNRLHEKGLVSDGFVMEFLQSHTNVIYQPSVMSGHYNGINPYALGFAIFQDMRRVCESPTDEDKNWFPDIAGSNWIDSLDFAMRNFKDESFIAQYLSPKVIRDFRFFSIKDDDCEDSLYVPAIHDDEGYQAIRSSLRDQYDLSLKEPNIQIWSVNVRGDRSLTMRHYEHNRRPVDVESAREVLKHMARLWGFEVRLESVDKNGCVCRVI from the coding sequence ATGGACCATCCATCAAGATTGATTACTTCTTGCTCTGATTGGAATTTTTCTTTGATAGAGAAGTTCGATCTTGAGATAAAAAAAATAGCCTGCGATGAGTTTATGCTTGATGTTTACCCTGTTCAGCTTGAAATTATTACGGCTGAGCAGATGATGGATGCTTACTCTTCTGTCGGTATGCCTATTAGTTATCCGCATTGGAGTTTTGGGAAGCATTTTGTTTCAACAGAAAAAAATTACAGGCGTGGCCATATGGGGCTTGCGTATGAAATCGTTATAAACTCTAATCCATGTATTGCGTACCTGATGGAAGAGAATTCCATGCCAATGCAGGTGTTGGTTATTGCGCATGCTGCATATGGTCATAATAGTTTTTTTAAAAATAATTATCTTTTCAAGTCATGGACCGATGCAGATTCAATTATTGATTATCTCGTTTTTGCAAGAAAATATATCGTGGATTGTGAGGAGAGATATGGTGTTGATGCAGTTGAAGAACTGTTGGATTCATGTCATGCCATTATGAATTATGGTGTGGACAGGTATAAAAGACCTGCCAAATTGTCTTTGGAGAAGGAACGTATCAGGCAAAAGGAGCGTGAGAGGTATTTGCAATCACAGATAGATGATATTTGGAGGACTATTCCTAAGTATTCTCGTGACCAAGATGGTGGTGAGGCGGAAATATTCCCATCTGAGCCACAGGAAAATTTATTGTATTTTATTGAGAAATATGCTCCTTTATTAGAACCATGGCAGAGGGAAATTGTCAGAATTGTGCGGAAAATGGCTCAATATTTTTATCCGCAGAGACAGACTCAGGTAATGAATGAAGGGTGGGCTACGTTTTGGCATTATTGCATTTTTAATAGGTTACATGAAAAAGGATTAGTTAGTGATGGCTTCGTGATGGAGTTTTTGCAATCTCACACAAATGTAATTTATCAACCTTCTGTAATGAGTGGTCATTACAACGGTATCAATCCATATGCTTTGGGGTTTGCAATTTTTCAAGATATGCGTAGAGTATGCGAATCTCCTACTGACGAAGATAAAAATTGGTTTCCAGATATTGCTGGTTCTAATTGGATTGATTCTCTGGATTTTGCGATGAGAAACTTTAAAGATGAAAGCTTTATTGCTCAGTACTTGTCGCCGAAAGTAATTCGTGATTTCAGGTTTTTTTCGATAAAAGATGATGATTGTGAAGATAGTCTATATGTACCGGCGATTCATGATGATGAAGGATATCAGGCCATTAGAAGTTCTTTGAGGGATCAATATGATTTAAGTCTCAAAGAGCCTAATATTCAGATATGGTCTGTTAATGTAAGAGGGGATAGAAGCTTGACTATGAGGCACTATGAGCATAACAGAAGGCCTGTTGATGTTGAAAGTGCTCGTGAAGTATTAAAACATATGGCTAGGCTCTGGGGGTTTGAAGTTCGACTTGAAAGTGTCGATAAAAATGGTTGTGTTTGCAGAGTGATTTAA
- the phbB gene encoding acetoacetyl-CoA reductase: MQQRIALITGGMGGIGTAICKTLADSGCIIATTYSKPGKEIQWLSDMKEQGYTIHAYQCDVTNYESCTAVVKQIIQKFDKIDILVNNAGITKDSVFKKMNKTDWDSVIRTNLDSLFNMTKPVIDCMIEHKFGRIISISSINGQKGQFGQVNYSAAKAGMHGFTMSLAQEVAKKGITVNTISPGYIATDMVLSIDDSIRQKIIDQIPVGRLGKPEEIAHLVSYLASEHAGFITGADYAINGGQHMM, translated from the coding sequence ATCCAGCAACGTATCGCTTTGATTACCGGTGGAATGGGAGGGATCGGCACTGCGATCTGCAAAACCCTTGCCGACTCAGGATGTATCATTGCAACAACTTATTCGAAGCCAGGAAAAGAAATACAATGGTTATCTGACATGAAAGAGCAAGGATATACGATCCATGCTTATCAATGCGACGTAACAAATTACGAATCTTGCACCGCAGTAGTAAAACAAATAATACAAAAATTCGACAAAATAGATATTTTGGTAAACAATGCCGGCATAACAAAAGATAGTGTTTTCAAAAAAATGAACAAGACGGATTGGGATAGTGTAATCAGAACCAACCTGGACAGTTTGTTTAACATGACCAAACCAGTTATCGATTGTATGATTGAGCATAAATTTGGACGCATCATCAGCATATCTTCAATAAACGGCCAAAAAGGTCAATTCGGCCAAGTCAATTACTCTGCAGCGAAAGCAGGCATGCATGGCTTCACAATGTCCTTGGCTCAGGAAGTTGCAAAAAAAGGCATTACCGTCAATACCATCAGTCCAGGCTACATAGCAACAGATATGGTTTTATCCATTGACGACTCCATCAGACAAAAAATAATCGACCAGATTCCCGTTGGTCGCCTAGGCAAACCGGAAGAAATTGCACACTTGGTAAGTTACTTGGCTTCTGAACACGCAGGTTTTATTACAGGAGCAGATTATGCAATTAATGGTGGACAACACATGATGTAG